One window of the Macaca thibetana thibetana isolate TM-01 chromosome 13, ASM2454274v1, whole genome shotgun sequence genome contains the following:
- the NRXN1 gene encoding neurexin-1 isoform X27, whose product MGTALLQRGGCFLLCLSLLLLGCWAELGSGLEFPGAEGQWTRFPKWNACCESEMSFQLKTRSARGLVLYFDDEGFCDFLELILTRGGRLQLSFSIFCAEPATLLADTPVNDGAWHSVRIRRQFRNTTLFIDQVEAKWVEVKSKRRDMTVFSGLFVGGLPPELRAAALKLTLASVREREPFKGWIRDVRVNSSQVLPVDSGEVKLDDEPPNSGGGSPCEAGEEGEGGVCLNGGVCSVVDDQAVCDCSRTGFRGKDCSQGLAHLMMGDQGKSKGITLFYFFLISSV is encoded by the coding sequence ATGGGGACGGCGCTGCTTCAGCGCGGGGGCTGCTTTCTTCTGTGCCTCTCGCTGCTGCTCCTGGGCTGCTGGGCGGAGCTGGGCAGCGGGCTGGAGTTTCCGGGCGCCGAGGGCCAATGGACGCGCTTCCCCAAGTGGAACGCCTGCTGCGAGAGCGAGATGAGCTTCCAGCTCAAGACGCGCAGCGCCCGCGGCCTCGTGCTCTACTTCGACGACGAGGGCTTCTGCGACTTCCTAGAGCTGATACTGACGCGCGGCGGCCGCCTGCAGCTCAGCTTCTCCATCTTCTGCGCTGAGCCCGCGACGCTCCTGGCCGACACCCCGGTTAACGACGGCGCCTGGCACAGCGTGCGCATCCGCCGCCAGTTCCGCAACACCACGCTCTTCATCGACCAGGTGGAGGCCAAGTGGGTGGAGGTCAAGTCCAAGCGCAGGGACATGACGGTGTTCAGCGGCCTTTTCGTCGGGGGGCTGCCCCCGGAACTGCGCGCCGCTGCGCTCAAGCTCACCCTGGCCTCCGTGAGGGAGCGGGAGCCCTTCAAAGGGTGGATTCGTGACGTGAGGGTCAACTCCTCACAGGTCCTGCCCGTGGACAGCGGCGAGGTGAAGCTGGACGACGAGCCGCCCAACAGCGGTGGGGGAAGCCCGTGCGAGGCGGGCGAGGAGGGCGAGGGCGGGGTGTGCCTCAACGGAGGCGTGTGCTCCGTGGTGGACGACCAGGCCGTGTGCGACTGCTCGCGAACCGGCTTCCGCGGCAAGGACTGCAGCCAAG